The proteins below come from a single Aegilops tauschii subsp. strangulata cultivar AL8/78 chromosome 6, Aet v6.0, whole genome shotgun sequence genomic window:
- the LOC109785040 gene encoding uncharacterized protein has translation MASKGLIVVSVLLAAAFLVATAEQTQAKKEETQARVQGGYPGGGGRGGGYHGGGGGGGYPGHGGGGGGGYPGHGGGGSGGGCSHRCCGHGGCHCCAGPDEIPKPKYQAEVRN, from the exons ATGGCGTCCAAGGGTCTCATTGTGGTTTCTGTCCTGCTTGCTGCGGCTTTCCTCGTGGCCACAGCTGAACAAACTC AGGCCAAGAAGGAGGAGACCCAGGCCCGTGTTCAGGGTGGCTACCCCGGCGGCGGTGGCAGGGGCGGTGGCTACCATggcggaggcggtggcggcgggtaCCCAGGAcacggcggaggcggaggcggcgggtACCCTGGACACGGCgggggcggcagcggcggcggctgcaGTCACCGATGCTGCGGGCACGGTGGCTGCCACTGCTGTGCCGGCCCCGACGAGATCCCCAAGCCCAAGTATCAGGCGGAGGTCCGCAACTAA